A single genomic interval of Methylocystis sp. IM3 harbors:
- the fixJ gene encoding response regulator FixJ: protein MNDQRVVHLIDDDAAVRDAVGLLLRTMGFKVDAYDSALSFLKAVSPSAEGCVITDVRMPQMNGIELIGKMKEARISIPVVVLTAHADVPLAVEAMKLGAVDLLEKPFENDALITAVGAALDRRDADVNRSRESQAIKARLATLTRRENEILSGLLKGLSNKVIAHDLGISIRTAEVHRANIMSKMRAGNLAELVKMALAAEPSSGVENK from the coding sequence ATGAACGACCAGCGTGTTGTCCACCTCATCGATGATGACGCAGCCGTGCGCGACGCGGTGGGGCTGTTGCTGCGCACAATGGGGTTCAAGGTTGACGCCTACGACTCCGCCTTGTCCTTTCTGAAGGCCGTGTCTCCAAGCGCCGAGGGCTGCGTCATCACCGACGTGCGCATGCCCCAAATGAACGGCATCGAGCTGATCGGCAAGATGAAGGAAGCGCGCATTTCCATTCCTGTCGTGGTCCTGACCGCGCACGCCGACGTTCCGCTCGCGGTCGAGGCGATGAAGCTCGGCGCCGTCGACCTTCTCGAAAAACCCTTCGAGAATGACGCTCTCATCACCGCCGTCGGCGCGGCGCTCGATCGCCGCGACGCCGACGTCAATCGCAGCCGCGAGAGTCAGGCGATCAAAGCCCGTCTGGCGACGCTGACGCGCCGGGAGAACGAGATTCTCTCCGGCCTGTTGAAAGGCCTCTCAAACAAGGTCATTGCGCATGATCTCGGCATCAGCATTCGCACGGCCGAGGTGCATCGCGCCAACATCATGTCGAAAATGCGCGCCGGCAACCTGGCGGAACTCGTGAAAATGGCGCTCGCCGCAGAGCCGTCGAGCGGCGTCGAGAACAAGTAA
- a CDS encoding alpha-ketoacid dehydrogenase subunit beta, translating into MAELNLVESINAALGCEMARDDSVLLLGEDIGANGGVFRATNGLQARFGRGRVIDTPLAEGGIAGVAVGMAAMGLKPVAEIQFTGFIYPTIDQMINHASRLRNRTRGRLTCPMVLRSPYGAGIHAPEHHSESPEALFAHMPGLRVVIPSSPARAYGLLLAAIRDPDPVVFFEPTRLYRLFKQEVADNGESLPLDTCFLCREGRDATIVAWGAMVPEAMRSAEALALDGLDVEVLDVATLKPFDIETILQSVEKTGRCVIVHEAPRTAGFGAEIAAEIAERALYSLLAPIKRVTAYDVVVPLSRLEKQYVPSVERINDAVRGLMEGS; encoded by the coding sequence ATGGCCGAGCTCAATCTCGTCGAATCGATCAACGCCGCTCTTGGCTGCGAAATGGCGCGTGACGACAGCGTGCTGCTTCTCGGCGAAGATATTGGCGCGAATGGCGGCGTGTTTCGGGCCACCAATGGCCTGCAGGCTCGTTTCGGCCGTGGGCGTGTGATCGATACGCCGCTTGCCGAGGGCGGAATTGCGGGCGTCGCGGTCGGCATGGCCGCCATGGGGTTGAAGCCTGTCGCCGAAATTCAGTTCACCGGATTCATCTATCCGACGATTGATCAGATGATCAACCACGCTTCGAGGCTTCGCAACCGAACGCGTGGGCGCTTGACCTGCCCCATGGTGTTGCGCTCGCCGTACGGCGCCGGCATTCATGCGCCGGAACATCATTCGGAGAGTCCCGAGGCGCTCTTCGCGCATATGCCGGGGTTGCGCGTGGTGATCCCGTCTTCGCCCGCGCGGGCCTATGGCTTGCTCCTTGCTGCGATACGCGATCCCGATCCCGTCGTCTTTTTCGAACCGACGCGACTCTACCGGCTCTTCAAGCAGGAAGTCGCCGACAATGGAGAGAGCCTGCCACTCGATACCTGCTTTCTCTGCCGGGAAGGACGCGATGCGACAATTGTCGCATGGGGAGCCATGGTTCCCGAAGCGATGCGCTCCGCCGAGGCGCTGGCGCTCGACGGCCTAGACGTCGAGGTTCTGGACGTCGCGACATTGAAGCCATTCGATATCGAAACAATCCTGCAATCCGTCGAGAAGACGGGCCGCTGCGTGATCGTTCATGAAGCGCCGCGCACGGCGGGCTTCGGCGCCGAAATCGCCGCGGAGATCGCCGAACGCGCACTTTATTCGCTGCTCGCGCCGATCAAGCGCGTCACGGCCTATGACGTGGTCGTTCCCCTGTCGCGGCTCGAAAAACAATATGTCCCGAGCGTCGAGCGCATCAACGACGCTGTGCGGGGGCTGATGGAGGGGTCATGA
- a CDS encoding histidine kinase dimerization/phospho-acceptor domain-containing protein, producing MIVDCVRGPAKSPGVEPDAEDRLRSRLDATSAALSALAHDINQPLAATAAYLDVARRILGRSPGTGEEIAQILEKAAAQTQRASRLVSTLRGFALCEDAAKTSIGLHEAIGDTLDSLRAEDALAGMEITLEPAALRDGILASRLQIGLALCHLVRDAAATMRSTGRRRLAIRTCNPDAATIRVDMIDAGFSPEAQSEAPGGDQLTIGNAKGMRPGLLSSVIIIEDHDGLIWAGAPCRGEAHFSFALPLLNVDVVA from the coding sequence GTGATCGTGGACTGCGTGAGGGGCCCCGCAAAAAGCCCGGGCGTCGAACCGGACGCCGAGGATCGACTGCGTAGCCGGCTCGACGCCACGAGTGCGGCGCTTTCGGCGCTCGCCCATGACATCAACCAGCCGCTCGCCGCGACGGCGGCCTATCTCGACGTCGCGCGCCGTATTTTGGGCCGGTCTCCGGGAACCGGCGAGGAGATCGCCCAGATCCTCGAAAAGGCGGCGGCGCAAACGCAACGCGCCAGCCGGCTCGTTTCGACCCTGCGCGGCTTCGCCCTATGCGAAGACGCCGCCAAAACGTCGATAGGCCTGCATGAAGCGATCGGCGACACTCTCGACTCGCTTCGCGCCGAAGACGCGCTCGCTGGCATGGAGATCACGCTGGAGCCTGCCGCCCTGCGGGACGGGATCCTCGCCAGCAGGTTGCAGATCGGGCTCGCCCTGTGCCACCTTGTGCGAGACGCCGCGGCGACGATGCGGTCGACCGGCCGGCGGCGTCTCGCCATCCGGACCTGCAACCCCGACGCGGCGACCATCAGGGTGGACATGATTGACGCGGGTTTTAGCCCTGAAGCTCAATCCGAGGCGCCTGGCGGCGATCAGCTGACGATAGGGAACGCAAAGGGGATGAGACCGGGTTTATTGTCGAGCGTTATAATTATAGAGGATCATGATGGATTGATTTGGGCCGGCGCCCCCTGCCGGGGGGAAGCCCATTTTAGTTTCGCGCTTCCGCTTCTGAACGTGGACGTTGTTGCATGA
- a CDS encoding manganese catalase family protein, which produces MFTHNKKLQYTVRVSEPNPVLASLILEQFGGPQGELAAAMRYFTQALAEDDPGRKDMLLDIATEELSHLEVIGSIVAMLNKGMKGELAEASQTEAELYRSLTQGGDSHTQAILYGGGPALTNSSGVPWTAAYIDTIGDPACDLRSNIAAEARAKIIYERLINVTDDAGVKEALGFLMTREIAHQKSFEKALYAIEGNFPPGKLRGMPEYADLYVNTSQGEGDVEGPWNSGDHWRRLDDVIGGIPVDGGQGDASVGLTSSEQSDLSSFAARTMSNPMSDPTTGAELGQSGSA; this is translated from the coding sequence ATGTTTACCCATAACAAGAAACTGCAATATACGGTTCGGGTGTCCGAACCCAACCCCGTCTTGGCGAGTCTGATCCTGGAGCAGTTCGGCGGACCGCAGGGGGAGCTCGCCGCGGCGATGCGTTACTTCACACAAGCGCTGGCCGAAGACGATCCGGGACGAAAGGACATGTTGCTCGACATCGCCACGGAAGAACTCAGCCATCTCGAAGTCATCGGCAGCATCGTCGCCATGCTCAACAAGGGTATGAAGGGCGAGCTTGCCGAGGCCTCGCAGACAGAGGCGGAGCTGTATCGTTCATTGACGCAGGGGGGCGATAGCCACACTCAGGCGATCCTTTACGGCGGCGGGCCCGCGCTTACCAACTCGTCGGGCGTTCCGTGGACCGCGGCCTATATCGATACGATCGGCGATCCGGCTTGCGATCTGCGTTCGAATATTGCGGCGGAAGCGCGCGCGAAGATCATTTACGAACGTTTGATCAATGTTACCGACGATGCGGGAGTCAAGGAGGCGCTCGGCTTTCTGATGACCCGTGAGATCGCGCATCAGAAGTCGTTCGAAAAGGCGCTCTATGCGATAGAAGGCAATTTCCCGCCAGGGAAGCTGCGCGGCATGCCGGAATATGCTGATCTTTACGTCAACACGTCCCAGGGCGAGGGCGACGTGGAGGGACCGTGGAATTCCGGCGATCATTGGCGGCGCCTGGACGACGTCATTGGCGGCATTCCGGTAGACGGCGGGCAGGGCGACGCAAGCGTCGGCCTTACCAGTTCCGAGCAGAGCGATCTGTCGAGCTTTGCGGCGAGGACCATGTCGAATCCCATGTCCGATCCGACGACGGGCGCTGAACTCGGACAATCCGGCTCAGCCTAG
- a CDS encoding dihydrolipoamide acetyltransferase family protein: MKTFRLPDLGEGLQEAELVEWRVRPGDQVAVDQPLLAVETAKAVVEIPSPQAGRIERLFGNTGDIIRVGAPLIAFEGEREDDAGTVVGAVETGAAVMSDAPVTTGRVGAAIRVVPAVRALARKLNVDLSMVTPSGVDGLITAEDVQRVARVLSEAEPAEPLRGFRRAMAQNMAFAQAEVAAATIMEDAVVEAWAPGEDVTVRLVRALVKGCQAEPVLNCWFESATLSRRVLRKIDLGIAVDTPDGLFVPVLRDVANRKPADIREGLDRMRADVAGRRIPQEEMRGATITLSNFGTIAGRYASPVVLPPTVAILGAGRMREEPVARNGEVRVGRVIPLSLTFDHRVVSGGEAGRFLAAVISDLGLAA; this comes from the coding sequence ATGAAAACCTTTCGTTTGCCGGATCTCGGAGAAGGGCTCCAGGAGGCCGAACTCGTCGAGTGGCGCGTGAGGCCCGGTGATCAGGTCGCGGTCGATCAGCCTCTGCTCGCTGTCGAGACCGCCAAGGCTGTGGTCGAGATACCGTCGCCACAGGCAGGGCGAATCGAGCGCCTGTTCGGAAATACGGGAGATATCATTCGCGTCGGCGCCCCTCTCATCGCTTTCGAGGGCGAGAGGGAGGACGACGCCGGCACGGTTGTCGGCGCCGTCGAGACCGGCGCCGCCGTTATGAGCGATGCGCCGGTAACGACCGGACGCGTAGGGGCCGCCATACGCGTCGTTCCTGCGGTCCGTGCGCTCGCCCGCAAGCTCAATGTCGATCTGTCGATGGTGACGCCATCGGGCGTCGACGGGCTGATCACGGCGGAGGACGTCCAGCGTGTCGCGCGCGTCCTCAGCGAAGCCGAGCCGGCCGAGCCTTTGCGTGGTTTCCGGCGCGCCATGGCGCAGAACATGGCCTTTGCACAGGCTGAGGTCGCCGCAGCGACGATCATGGAAGATGCTGTTGTCGAGGCATGGGCGCCTGGTGAGGACGTCACGGTCCGCCTTGTCCGGGCGCTCGTCAAAGGTTGCCAGGCCGAGCCTGTGCTCAATTGCTGGTTCGAAAGCGCCACGCTTTCCCGGCGCGTGCTTCGCAAGATCGATCTCGGCATCGCGGTGGATACGCCCGACGGGCTTTTCGTGCCCGTGCTGCGCGACGTCGCGAACCGCAAGCCTGCCGACATTCGCGAGGGTCTCGACCGCATGCGCGCGGATGTGGCCGGCCGACGCATTCCGCAGGAGGAAATGCGCGGCGCGACGATTACGCTATCGAATTTCGGCACGATCGCTGGCCGCTATGCGTCGCCGGTCGTCTTGCCGCCAACGGTAGCCATTCTCGGCGCGGGCCGGATGAGGGAAGAGCCGGTCGCAAGAAACGGCGAAGTGCGCGTTGGCCGCGTCATTCCATTGAGTCTGACGTTCGACCATCGCGTCGTGTCGGGCGGTGAGGCCGGCCGATTCCTCGCGGCAGTCATATCGGACCTTGGCCTTGCCGCCTGA
- the glf gene encoding UDP-galactopyranose mutase translates to MFDWLIVGAGFAGSVLAERLASQRGERVLVIDKRPHIGGNAYDRYDDAGVLIHQYGPHIFHTNSQAIFDYLSRFTRWRPYEHRVLAEVDGMLLPIPINLDTVNRLFGLNLDSKGLAAWFAERAEPREEIRTSEDVVVSAVGRELYEKFFRGYTKKQWGVEPSQLDKSVTARVPTRIDRDDCYFTDAFQYMPEGGYTRLFERMLSHQNIKVMLQTDFKEIRKEVAFRRLIYTGPIDEFFKFRFGRLPYRSLQFKHATLDQPWLQPVAVVNYPQTQAYTRITEYKHLTGQRHEKTSVTFEFPSDSGDPYYPVPRAENMELYKKYERLALAQEDVWFVGRLATYRYYNMDQVVGQALATFRRIHQEVPLAEGASLPQVAAE, encoded by the coding sequence GTGTTTGATTGGCTGATCGTCGGCGCCGGCTTCGCCGGCAGCGTGCTTGCGGAACGCCTGGCGTCACAGCGGGGAGAGCGTGTCCTTGTCATCGACAAGAGACCTCACATAGGGGGGAACGCCTACGACCGATATGACGACGCAGGCGTTCTCATTCACCAATATGGCCCGCATATCTTTCACACCAATTCACAGGCGATATTCGATTATCTGTCGAGGTTCACCCGATGGCGTCCTTACGAGCACCGCGTGCTGGCGGAAGTCGACGGCATGCTGCTGCCGATCCCTATCAATCTCGATACGGTCAACCGGCTGTTCGGACTGAACCTGGATTCAAAGGGCCTCGCGGCCTGGTTCGCCGAGCGGGCCGAGCCGAGGGAGGAAATCCGCACCTCAGAGGATGTCGTCGTCAGCGCGGTCGGCCGCGAGCTCTACGAAAAATTTTTCAGGGGATACACAAAGAAGCAGTGGGGCGTGGAGCCCTCCCAACTCGACAAATCCGTGACGGCCAGGGTGCCGACGCGCATCGACCGGGATGACTGTTATTTCACTGACGCTTTCCAATACATGCCAGAGGGCGGCTATACGCGCCTCTTCGAGCGGATGCTGTCCCATCAGAATATCAAGGTCATGTTGCAGACGGACTTCAAGGAGATTCGCAAGGAGGTCGCCTTCCGGCGATTGATCTACACCGGGCCGATCGACGAATTCTTCAAGTTTCGCTTCGGCAGGCTGCCCTATCGGTCGCTTCAGTTCAAACACGCCACGCTTGATCAGCCCTGGCTGCAGCCGGTCGCGGTCGTCAATTACCCCCAGACCCAGGCTTATACCCGGATCACCGAATACAAGCATCTCACCGGGCAGCGGCACGAGAAGACGAGCGTGACGTTCGAATTTCCAAGCGACTCTGGCGACCCGTACTATCCGGTGCCGCGGGCTGAAAATATGGAACTATACAAGAAATACGAGCGATTGGCGCTTGCGCAGGAAGACGTCTGGTTCGTCGGGAGGCTTGCTACCTATCGATACTACAACATGGATCAGGTTGTGGGGCAGGCGCTCGCCACCTTCCGGCGCATCCACCAGGAGGTACCTCTTGCGGAAGGCGCGAGTCTGCCGCAGGTTGCCGCAGAGTAG
- a CDS encoding FAD-dependent oxidoreductase codes for MKYLAALAAAIDRAGGRLFASTPVISVDENAGGVDIVTRGGAHVRAQAAVVATNAPINDRFAIHSKQAPYRTYAAAFEIPRGAVPDALYWDTLDPYHYVRLQPGDGAFDLLIVGGEDHKAGERNDGDERILSLTRWMRERVPALGGEAARWSGQVLEPIDYMAFIGRNPGEKHVFIATGDSGQGMTHGALAGLLIADLILRGDSVWASIYEPARKPFKAMGEFIRENATAAKNYAQFLTRGEKSSVDELRPGEGAIIGNGLAKIAAYRDEDGALHQHAASCTHLGCQLRWNSFERCWDCPCHGSQFAPDGEPLNGPAISPLHAIEG; via the coding sequence TTGAAATACCTCGCCGCGCTCGCGGCGGCGATCGATCGCGCTGGCGGTCGCCTGTTCGCATCCACGCCCGTCATATCGGTCGACGAGAACGCCGGCGGCGTCGACATCGTCACGCGCGGGGGCGCGCATGTTCGGGCGCAAGCCGCCGTCGTGGCGACGAACGCGCCGATCAACGACCGCTTTGCGATTCACAGCAAGCAGGCGCCCTACCGCACTTACGCGGCCGCTTTCGAAATCCCGCGCGGCGCCGTTCCGGACGCCCTCTATTGGGACACGCTCGATCCCTATCATTACGTCAGGCTGCAACCCGGCGATGGCGCGTTCGATCTCCTCATCGTCGGCGGCGAGGACCACAAGGCCGGCGAACGCAATGATGGAGACGAACGCATTCTTTCTCTCACACGATGGATGCGCGAACGCGTCCCCGCGCTTGGTGGGGAAGCCGCGCGCTGGTCCGGCCAGGTTCTGGAGCCTATCGACTACATGGCTTTCATCGGCCGCAATCCGGGGGAGAAGCATGTCTTCATCGCGACCGGCGACTCGGGACAGGGCATGACTCATGGCGCGCTTGCTGGCCTGTTGATCGCTGATCTCATCCTGCGCGGCGACAGTGTCTGGGCGTCGATCTACGAACCCGCACGGAAACCGTTCAAGGCCATGGGGGAGTTCATCCGCGAGAACGCCACGGCCGCAAAGAACTACGCCCAGTTTCTCACCCGCGGCGAGAAGTCTTCCGTAGACGAGCTTCGGCCCGGCGAGGGCGCCATTATCGGAAACGGCCTCGCCAAGATCGCCGCCTATCGCGACGAGGATGGGGCGCTGCATCAGCACGCCGCGTCATGCACGCACCTTGGTTGTCAGCTGCGCTGGAACAGTTTCGAGCGGTGCTGGGATTGCCCCTGCCACGGCTCCCAGTTTGCGCCGGACGGCGAACCGCTCAACGGACCGGCCATTTCCCCGTTGCATGCGATTGAAGGTTAG
- a CDS encoding glycosyltransferase produces the protein MSRAAREYSTWYVEEPEYFEGPPVLRIKRDDSGVSVVTPLLPAGQRLDADEQLSSMLTRLLAKVRPKRLISWYYTPMALRFTKGLEPHRCVYDNMDELSNFAGAPPGILEMEQTLLSKCHVVFVGGHSLYQAKRARHENIHVFPSSVDAAHFRQARTICEDPVDQRSIPHPRLGFFGVIDERMDLDLVREVAARRPQWRLVMIGPIVKIDPGSLPRADNIHWLGCKDYRELPHYLSGWDVGFMPFAINEATRFISPTKTPEFLAAGIPVVSTPIADVADPYGSAGLVEIADDADSVIARVEMILRRKRAPWLKAVDAFLDGMSWDDTWAGMRRELDAFIPDRHASDRQMNAEARRV, from the coding sequence ATGAGCCGCGCAGCGCGCGAATATAGCACCTGGTATGTCGAGGAGCCGGAATATTTCGAGGGGCCGCCCGTTCTCAGAATAAAACGCGACGATTCCGGCGTATCGGTCGTGACGCCGCTTTTGCCTGCGGGCCAGCGCCTCGACGCGGATGAGCAGCTCAGCTCGATGCTGACGCGACTGCTCGCGAAAGTGCGGCCGAAACGCCTGATCTCCTGGTATTACACCCCCATGGCCCTTCGTTTCACGAAGGGTCTCGAGCCTCATCGCTGTGTTTATGACAATATGGATGAGCTTTCGAATTTTGCCGGAGCGCCGCCGGGCATCCTCGAAATGGAGCAGACCCTGCTATCGAAATGCCACGTCGTTTTCGTGGGAGGGCATTCGCTTTATCAGGCAAAACGCGCCAGACACGAAAACATCCACGTTTTCCCGAGCAGCGTCGACGCCGCCCATTTTCGGCAGGCGAGAACGATATGCGAAGATCCTGTCGATCAGCGGTCGATTCCGCACCCGAGGCTCGGCTTTTTTGGCGTGATCGACGAGCGCATGGACCTCGATCTCGTACGCGAGGTCGCCGCTCGCAGGCCGCAGTGGCGGCTCGTAATGATCGGACCGATCGTCAAGATCGACCCAGGAAGCCTGCCCCGCGCCGACAATATCCATTGGCTCGGCTGCAAGGACTATCGGGAATTGCCACACTATCTTTCGGGCTGGGACGTGGGGTTCATGCCCTTCGCGATCAATGAGGCCACGCGCTTCATCAGCCCGACGAAAACGCCGGAATTTCTGGCCGCGGGGATCCCCGTCGTCTCGACGCCGATCGCCGATGTGGCCGATCCTTATGGATCGGCGGGTCTGGTCGAAATCGCAGACGACGCTGACTCCGTCATTGCGCGGGTCGAAATGATCCTGCGTCGCAAGAGAGCGCCGTGGCTGAAAGCCGTGGACGCATTTCTCGACGGAATGTCATGGGACGACACCTGGGCGGGCATGAGGCGCGAGCTGGACGCTTTCATACCCGATCGCCATGCATCCGATCGGCAGATGAACGCGGAGGCGCGCCGTGTTTGA
- a CDS encoding SDR family NAD(P)-dependent oxidoreductase, translated as MEPRPLAVVTGASTGIGIEFAKLCATRGYDLVIAADEPEIAQAAEAIRSEDARVWEIETDLSTMAGVAALYDLLRRLARPVDILIANAGRGLGGDFLDQDFSQIRRVIDTNITGTVYLTQLIGRDMRSRGSGGILLVGSIAGFITGSFQAVYHGTKAFIYNYSTALADELQGTGVTVTCLMPGATETEFFRRAGMLDTEAGRARKADPAEVARDGFEALMEGRREIVSGWQNKLLALVSHVTPASILAWRNRQFSAPDKRM; from the coding sequence ATGGAACCGCGTCCTCTCGCCGTCGTCACCGGCGCCTCGACCGGCATCGGCATCGAATTCGCCAAGCTCTGCGCGACGCGCGGGTACGATCTGGTTATCGCGGCGGACGAGCCCGAAATCGCACAGGCGGCGGAAGCCATTCGAAGCGAAGACGCACGCGTCTGGGAAATTGAAACGGATCTGTCAACCATGGCCGGCGTGGCGGCGCTCTACGACCTCCTCCGCCGTCTCGCGCGCCCCGTCGACATTCTCATCGCCAACGCTGGCCGCGGGCTGGGCGGCGATTTCCTCGACCAGGACTTCTCGCAGATTCGACGCGTCATCGACACCAACATCACGGGGACCGTCTATCTGACGCAACTCATTGGCCGCGACATGCGCTCGCGCGGCAGTGGCGGAATTCTCCTCGTCGGATCCATCGCCGGCTTTATCACCGGCTCTTTTCAGGCCGTCTATCACGGCACGAAGGCCTTCATTTACAATTATTCGACGGCGCTCGCCGATGAGCTGCAAGGAACCGGCGTCACCGTCACCTGCCTGATGCCCGGCGCCACGGAGACCGAGTTTTTCCGCCGGGCCGGCATGCTCGACACGGAGGCCGGCCGGGCAAGGAAGGCCGATCCCGCCGAAGTGGCCCGCGATGGCTTCGAGGCCCTCATGGAAGGGCGCCGCGAAATCGTCAGCGGCTGGCAAAACAAGCTGCTGGCGCTGGTTTCGCATGTCACCCCCGCGTCCATTCTGGCATGGCGCAACAGACAGTTCTCGGCCCCCGACAAAAGAATGTAG